GGTCTCTTCAATGGGGGTGTTGGCACCGAGAAGCCCCACTTCGAAGGCTGTGTTTATGAATGAGGCTTGTTGTCGCGGCAGGATGAGGGGCAGCCCCAGCCCGAAAGAAAGACCTATGTCGTCCAGCCCTTTATCGTTCAGGATGCGGGGGTCTTGGCGATAGTAGGCCCCCAGCCTATAGCGAATTCGCTTGCCATAGTTGTTGTATGAGACATGGTCGGGGATGTATTCCACGCCACCAGAAACGGAAGTGGTGTTGCGCATGGTCTCGGGTCGGGCTTCATTGCGATAGCTTGCCCATCCGCCATAGTCGAACTGTGCCCCGAGTTTGAGTTTGTTGGCCCTGACGTATTGAAATCCGACCCCGAAAGTGGCGGGCAATGTCAATGATTGGCGCTCGCCCAGCGAAGATTGGAGGGTGTCGGCATCAATATAATTGCCTGCGGCGGAAATGCCCCTTGTGCGTACGAAAAGCGCGTCGTTCACCGCCCTGAGTTTGTGATTGCTTTCGCCAGTAATTCCGATGGTGAGCCAGCGCGTCGGGGTGATTTTGTCATTGTCGGCTGTTTTCAGCACAAAATCGTGCTGGATGCCCACGTTCCAAACCAAGCCATTGATGCGCAAGTCCTCGCGGCGAACGGTCAAGAAGGAGGATTGCGAACCGGGCAACGAATCGCCCAAGGAAAAGTTGGTTTGGTTGTCGTACACCGATTTGCCAAAAACCCATCCGAGATTAAGCCCAAAGGCCGTGTTTTTGTATTTCACGCCGTTGCTCCAGTTGAGGCGATAGGAGCCGCCGGAGCCGTTGAACGAGCTCGCCACCACGCCCAAATCGGGAAGGGTGTCCAGCGTCTGCACGTTGTAGCCCACCAGCGTGTAAGGCGTCAAGGCCACGCCCATGCCGTACGACCACGGCGAGCGGTTTCTGTCCAACACTTCGTTGATGGGGCTTTTCAGCGTGAATCCCAGCGCGAGGTAAGCAAGGTTGCCGCTCCAGAGATTGGTGCTCGAAGTGGCCGAGGCAAGTCTGGCATATTTGGCGTTGAGACCCGCCTCGAAGGCGGTGGCACGCAAACGCGCAAAGGAGGCAGGGTTCAGTTGGTTAATGTGAAAAGGGTCGTGAAAGGCCGCCGTTTGGCCTCCCCAAGCCGCATGGTTGGCAAAAAACTGGCTCACCGGGTCTCCGATGCCATACTTGGAGTAAGGAGAATTGATTTTGGGCTGAGCAAAAAGGGCAAGATTGGTCAAAAGGAGTAGGGCAACAAGAGAAAACCTCATGGATATTTAAAGGTGTTATAGTTCAGAATGTGGTTCAACCCGAAAAGCGTCAAGTCCGGTTCGACAAATGCGTTGGGCATATTAAGGTGCGATTGAAAAAAAACAGCGTCGCCGCCTGTAAAAATCACTTGCAAGTCGGCTGATTCGCCGAGGCGTTGCTCAAAAAGATGCACAAACCCTCGAATTTCCAACACGGCCCCGCGCAACGCGCCATTTTGCAACGCTGTCTCGGTGCTGTGGCCGACGAAATCATCGGGCATTTGCATCGCAACTTCCGGCAGCCGAGCGGTGAAGTGGTGCATCGCTTGGATGCGCATCCTTGCGCCCGGCGCTATGTTGCCACCGAGATACACACCTTCGGCCGTCAGCAAGTCATATTTGATGCAAGTGCCGCCGTCCACCACAAGACAATTTTTTTGAGGAAACAATAGGTGGGCGCCTGCTACTGCCGCCAAACGGTCTTTGCCTAAGGTTTTGGGTGTTTGGTATCGGTTTTCAAAAGGCAAAGGTGTTTGGTGCGTCAGTTCCAACACCTTGAAATGCTCGGCCAAACCCTCGCGCAACGTTTCGTCCGGTTCGGCTACCGAAGACACCATGACGTGGTTTGCGCCCGCATGGTTGCCGAAGGCCACCAATTCCGCTAACGTCCAGTCTGTCCAAATCGCTTGCTCCACCAACTCATTTCCTCGAAACAGGCCGATTTTGGTGCGCGTGTTGCCGATGTCGAGCACGAGAAACATGGGTAGTTGCGAACATCGCGCCGTCGAAGCCGCGATTGGGGCGCAAAGGTAGGGTTTGGTGGCGCGAAATATTTTATTGGGGTGAAAAAAGGTAAATGCCTCGGTGGAGGGAGGCCCACAGGTCACTTGGTCATTGCCAAATACTAATTTTTGAATTTGGAATTTTTTTTAAAATTCGGCATTCAATGACGTTGCGCTTCCCCACCGCAATTTCACACCCATTCAAAATCATTTGACTTTGCCGTCCCTTGCAACGCTTCGGCCACGGCTGGCGGCGGCACGGCAAGCTTTCGCAATCGTGTGTCAA
This genomic interval from Saprospiraceae bacterium contains the following:
- a CDS encoding type III pantothenate kinase, with product MFLVLDIGNTRTKIGLFRGNELVEQAIWTDWTLAELVAFGNHAGANHVMVSSVAEPDETLREGLAEHFKVLELTHQTPLPFENRYQTPKTLGKDRLAAVAGAHLLFPQKNCLVVDGGTCIKYDLLTAEGVYLGGNIAPGARMRIQAMHHFTARLPEVAMQMPDDFVGHSTETALQNGALRGAVLEIRGFVHLFEQRLGESADLQVIFTGGDAVFFQSHLNMPNAFVEPDLTLFGLNHILNYNTFKYP